One genomic window of Candidatus Binatia bacterium includes the following:
- a CDS encoding acetolactate decarboxylase, whose protein sequence is MGLAPAGKPGKTQLWIAALVAILALGCGDRPERPDGSSGRLFQVGTLQSFLDGDYQGYWSFAEIEPEGDVGLGTFEGINGELVVADGAYWHVYPDGSVAEVDPNERTPFAQVTNFLPDRFGSIRGPLDCGSTLDDSLTTQSGFDEDVLYVATIRGRFSSITTRAIDKQEPPYHPLADLTPMQHEFPMTDVTGTMVLVHTPGTLETVSPAGFHYHFITADHERGGHVVSCSVVEARAAFQEMTGIDIEFPPES, encoded by the coding sequence ATGGGACTTGCTCCCGCTGGAAAACCAGGAAAGACGCAATTATGGATCGCCGCCCTCGTCGCGATCCTCGCGCTCGGCTGCGGCGACAGACCGGAAAGGCCGGACGGTTCGTCGGGTCGGCTCTTCCAGGTAGGGACTCTCCAGAGTTTTCTGGATGGGGACTATCAGGGATACTGGAGCTTCGCCGAAATCGAACCCGAGGGTGACGTTGGCCTTGGCACGTTCGAAGGGATCAACGGCGAACTCGTCGTCGCGGACGGCGCCTATTGGCACGTCTATCCGGATGGCTCCGTCGCGGAGGTCGATCCGAACGAACGAACACCTTTTGCACAGGTGACGAACTTCCTACCCGACCGTTTCGGTTCCATTCGCGGCCCACTGGACTGTGGCAGTACTCTCGACGACTCTCTCACCACGCAGTCGGGCTTCGACGAAGACGTGTTGTACGTCGCCACGATCCGCGGACGCTTTTCCTCGATCACGACCCGCGCGATCGACAAACAGGAGCCGCCGTACCACCCCCTGGCAGATCTGACCCCAATGCAGCACGAATTCCCGATGACCGACGTCACGGGAACGATGGTACTGGTACACACGCCGGGGACGCTCGAAACCGTGAGCCCCGCTGGCTTCCACTACCACTTCATCACCGCGGATCATGAGCGTGGCGGTCACGTCGTTTCCTGCTCGGTCGTGGAAGCACGGGCCGCTTTTCAGGAGATGACCGGGATCGACATCGAATTCCCTCCCGAGTCGTGA